One genomic segment of Actinoplanes ianthinogenes includes these proteins:
- a CDS encoding 4'-phosphopantetheinyl transferase family protein produces MIETILPADVVAVDTFDDPPDATLLPEEESIVAKAIEKRRREFTTARHCARAALARLGVPPAPILAGRLNEPLWPAGVVGTITHCAGYRGVVVAADSKITTVGIDAEPNEPLTSGVLESVALPDERAHVAELLQARPEVRWDRMLFCAKEAVYKSWFPLAQRWLDFEDAVVTMRPGSAGASTGVFDARLLVVGPRVGGRRLTGFTGRWLVEQGLILTAIVVPVAVSARPSRVREAGGVR; encoded by the coding sequence ATGATCGAGACAATCCTTCCCGCCGACGTGGTGGCAGTCGACACGTTCGACGACCCGCCGGACGCGACGCTGCTGCCCGAGGAGGAGAGCATCGTCGCCAAGGCGATCGAGAAACGGCGCCGGGAGTTCACCACGGCCCGGCACTGCGCCCGCGCGGCGCTGGCCCGCCTCGGCGTGCCGCCGGCGCCGATCCTGGCCGGCCGGCTCAACGAGCCGCTGTGGCCGGCCGGCGTGGTCGGCACCATCACCCACTGTGCCGGTTACCGGGGCGTGGTGGTGGCCGCCGACTCGAAGATCACCACGGTGGGCATCGACGCGGAGCCGAACGAGCCGCTCACCAGCGGTGTGCTCGAGTCGGTGGCGCTGCCCGACGAGCGGGCCCACGTGGCCGAGCTGCTCCAGGCCCGGCCCGAGGTGCGCTGGGACCGGATGCTGTTCTGCGCCAAGGAGGCGGTCTACAAGTCGTGGTTCCCGCTGGCGCAGCGCTGGCTGGACTTCGAGGACGCGGTGGTCACCATGCGGCCCGGCTCGGCCGGCGCGTCCACCGGCGTCTTCGACGCGCGGCTGCTGGTGGTGGGCCCGCGGGTCGGCGGCCGCCGGCTGACCGGCTTCACCGGCCGGTGGCTGGTGGAGCAGGGGCTGATCCTGACCGCGATCGTGGTGCCGGTGGCGGTGTCCGCCCGCCCGTCCCGGGTGCGCGAGGCCGGCGGGGTTCGATAA
- a CDS encoding AfsR/SARP family transcriptional regulator: MQILILGILEVLFGESQVELGGQRQQIILATLALEANRVIRVTRLMEALYGDDLPSTSRVQVQICISALRRLFAAHGHPDAIVTRTQGYSLQIPESALDLNRYEEALTQARQLREFRRLDESVGQYRQALALWRGPALDGIESRVVQGAADRLAERRLTTTEECIELELKLGRHRELIDELTALVGEHPLRARLREHLMLALYRSGRQAEALDTYRTGRRLFIDELGLEPGEELRQLEHAILTGDPKLALPQHLTTTAATEPPPPADPVPPPVPPVITNPIVAEIREPAIVPVPPTSAAPPVSAAPVSAPGISPVPCLLPTDIADFTGRNQQIDAIQTQFGLAADDATQYAVPVVVMAGKPGIGKTTLAVHAAHRLAARYPDGQLFADLHGRHAEQVGPMRVLERFLRALGVPGTEVPEPIEERAELYRTLLADRRMLVVLDNAGDESQVRPLVPGTSQSAVLVTSRSRLAGLPGAVHIDVDVFNPEQSMELLSRIAGAERIEAEPDSAAELAELCGHLPLALRIAGARMAARPQWSVDNLVERLENEARRLDELKHSGMGIRASISLTYDHLEDDARRLFRLLTVLDFPHFSGWVAAALLDTGFNDAQDLLDDLADAQLIETTSSDGRGVHAQYRFHDLIRVFARERLAAEDPVEERDRALERALGALLFLAEEARRGLYGNFLRVPAEAPLHPLPARQVRQLVDPPLPWFERERLTIVAAVRQAAQAGLAKHSWSLAMTAVTLFESRIYLSDWRETHQIALEAARQAGDERGQAAILYSLGSLHIGEQRYPEALRLLASADELFLRAGDPLGRAMVSRYVGFVDRMTGRYAEAAENYTRALETFREGGDLVAVAYVLHSLAQVKLEQGDLDAARTLLPEALDYARRSGSRRVEAQALHRLGETHLQAGEAKPAIEVLRQALTVVRELGDPVGQAYALQGLGAAHLRAGAFTEAAEALREAMELAVTAAERMVEARVSMVLGELAMAVGNPPQAVVHLHRSLGLFRAISVPQLEARVLGLLSDAYTAADNPVGRDPGSLSLEMPGKPAAVNI, from the coding sequence GTGCAGATTCTCATCCTCGGGATACTCGAGGTGTTGTTCGGCGAGAGCCAGGTGGAACTCGGCGGGCAGCGTCAGCAGATCATCCTGGCGACCCTGGCCCTGGAGGCCAACCGGGTGATCCGGGTGACTCGGCTGATGGAGGCTCTGTACGGCGACGACCTGCCCTCGACCTCCCGGGTGCAGGTGCAGATCTGCATCTCCGCGCTGCGCCGGTTGTTCGCGGCGCACGGCCACCCGGACGCCATCGTCACCCGTACCCAGGGCTATTCCTTGCAGATCCCGGAGAGCGCTCTCGACCTCAACCGGTACGAGGAGGCCCTGACCCAGGCCCGCCAGTTGCGTGAGTTCCGCCGCCTGGACGAGTCGGTCGGCCAGTACCGGCAGGCCCTGGCGCTGTGGCGCGGCCCGGCCCTGGACGGCATCGAGAGCCGGGTCGTGCAGGGCGCCGCCGACCGGCTCGCCGAGCGGCGGCTGACCACCACCGAGGAGTGCATCGAGCTGGAGCTCAAGCTCGGCCGGCACCGGGAGCTGATCGACGAGCTGACCGCCCTGGTCGGCGAGCACCCATTGCGAGCCCGGCTGCGCGAGCACCTGATGCTCGCGCTGTACCGGTCCGGCCGGCAGGCCGAGGCGCTGGACACTTATCGCACCGGCCGCCGGCTCTTCATCGACGAGCTGGGCCTGGAGCCGGGGGAGGAGCTGCGCCAGTTGGAGCACGCCATCCTCACCGGCGATCCCAAACTGGCCCTGCCCCAGCACCTCACCACCACCGCCGCCACCGAGCCGCCGCCGCCCGCGGACCCGGTGCCGCCGCCGGTCCCTCCGGTGATCACCAACCCGATCGTGGCGGAGATCCGCGAGCCGGCCATCGTGCCGGTGCCGCCCACGTCCGCCGCGCCGCCGGTCTCCGCCGCACCGGTGTCGGCGCCCGGCATCTCCCCGGTGCCCTGCCTGCTGCCCACCGACATCGCCGACTTCACCGGCCGCAACCAGCAGATCGACGCGATCCAGACCCAGTTCGGCCTGGCCGCCGACGACGCGACGCAGTACGCCGTCCCGGTCGTGGTGATGGCCGGTAAGCCGGGCATCGGCAAGACCACGCTCGCCGTGCACGCCGCACACCGGCTCGCCGCCCGCTACCCGGACGGGCAACTCTTCGCCGACCTGCACGGGCGGCACGCCGAACAGGTCGGTCCGATGCGGGTGCTGGAACGCTTCCTGCGGGCGCTGGGCGTGCCCGGCACCGAGGTGCCGGAGCCGATCGAGGAGCGCGCCGAGCTCTACCGCACCCTGCTCGCCGACCGCCGGATGCTGGTGGTGCTGGACAACGCCGGCGACGAGAGCCAGGTCCGCCCGCTGGTCCCGGGCACCTCGCAGTCCGCGGTGCTGGTCACCAGCCGCAGCCGGCTGGCCGGCCTGCCTGGCGCGGTGCACATCGACGTCGACGTGTTCAACCCCGAGCAGTCGATGGAGCTGCTCTCCCGGATCGCCGGCGCGGAGCGCATCGAGGCCGAGCCGGACTCCGCCGCCGAGCTGGCCGAACTCTGCGGGCACCTGCCGCTGGCGCTGCGGATCGCCGGCGCCCGGATGGCCGCGCGTCCGCAGTGGAGCGTCGACAACCTGGTCGAGCGTCTGGAGAACGAGGCCCGCCGGCTCGACGAGCTCAAGCACAGCGGGATGGGCATCCGGGCCAGCATCTCGCTCACCTACGACCACCTGGAGGACGACGCGCGGCGGCTGTTCCGGCTGCTCACCGTCCTGGACTTCCCGCACTTCTCGGGCTGGGTGGCGGCCGCCCTGCTGGACACCGGCTTCAACGACGCCCAGGACCTGCTCGACGACCTGGCCGACGCGCAGCTCATCGAGACCACCAGCAGCGACGGCCGCGGGGTGCACGCGCAGTACCGGTTCCACGACCTGATCCGGGTGTTCGCCCGCGAGCGGCTGGCCGCCGAGGACCCGGTGGAGGAGCGTGACCGCGCACTGGAGCGGGCGCTCGGCGCGCTGCTGTTCCTCGCCGAGGAGGCCCGTCGCGGCCTGTACGGCAACTTCCTGCGGGTGCCCGCCGAGGCCCCGCTGCACCCGCTGCCCGCCCGCCAGGTCCGCCAGCTGGTCGACCCGCCGCTGCCGTGGTTCGAGCGGGAGCGGCTCACCATCGTCGCCGCGGTCCGGCAGGCCGCGCAGGCCGGGCTGGCCAAGCACAGCTGGAGCCTGGCGATGACCGCGGTCACTCTCTTCGAGTCGCGGATCTATCTGAGTGACTGGCGGGAGACGCACCAGATCGCGTTGGAGGCCGCGCGGCAGGCCGGTGACGAGCGCGGGCAGGCCGCGATCCTGTACTCGCTCGGCTCACTGCACATCGGCGAGCAGCGGTACCCGGAGGCGCTGCGGCTGCTGGCCTCGGCGGACGAGCTGTTCCTGCGGGCCGGCGACCCGCTGGGCCGCGCGATGGTCAGCCGGTACGTCGGTTTCGTCGACCGGATGACCGGCCGGTACGCGGAGGCGGCCGAGAACTACACGCGGGCGCTGGAGACGTTCCGCGAGGGCGGCGACCTGGTGGCCGTGGCGTACGTGCTGCACAGCCTCGCCCAGGTCAAGCTGGAGCAGGGCGACCTGGACGCGGCACGCACCCTGCTGCCGGAGGCGCTGGACTACGCACGGCGCTCGGGCAGCCGCCGGGTCGAGGCGCAGGCGCTGCACCGGCTCGGCGAGACGCACCTGCAGGCGGGCGAGGCGAAACCCGCGATCGAGGTGCTGCGGCAGGCGCTCACCGTGGTGCGGGAGCTGGGCGATCCGGTGGGGCAGGCGTACGCGCTGCAAGGACTGGGTGCCGCTCATCTGCGGGCCGGCGCGTTCACGGAGGCCGCCGAAGCGCTGCGGGAGGCGATGGAACTGGCCGTCACCGCGGCGGAGAGAATGGTCGAGGCCCGGGTCTCGATGGTCCTCGGTGAGCTGGCGATGGCTGTCGGCAATCCGCCGCAGGCGGTCGTCCACCTGCATCGCTCGCTGGGACTGTTCCGGGCGATCTCGGTGCCGCAACTGGAGGCACGAGTGCTGGGGCTGCTCAGTGACGCGTACACGGCCGCGGACAATCCGGTGGGCCGCGACCCCGGGTCGCTGAGCTTAGAGATGCCGGGAAAACCGGCTGCGGTCAACATCTGA
- a CDS encoding 2-isopropylmalate synthase: MRSNPSVPRRYAMPPTVDLPDRTWPARTIGAAPRWLSTDLRDGNQSLVTPMSPDRKLAMFHLLVEMGFTEIEVGFPVASQDDHDFLRMLIEEDLIPDDVRISVLVQARDELIRQTVESLAGARMATVHLYNATSPQFRRMVFGLSRSECKDLAVQGTRLFMKYADRTLADCDLGFQYSPEMFADTELDFSLEVCEAVMDVWQPGPGRPITLNFPTTVERNTPNVFADQIEWLDRNLSRREHVCLSVHPHNDRGTGVASAEMAVLAGAQRIEGCLFGNGERAGNVCLVTLALNLLTHGVDPGLDLTDLNRIRRTVEWCNEMPVHPRHPYGGDMVFTAFSGSHQDAIKKGFDVRARALAQGADPERLRWDIPYLPLDPHDVGRTYESVVRINSQSGKGGVAYVLSSRQGLELPRDLRIEFAGTVQAAADERGCEIEPEEVGRLFFDEYASPRFVTVPVAFRKPVPTTLHVQGDAFAVGASRADALGDLEDHLASWGMQVHEVHRIGVSAADSRRNDVVVYAELLIGQRRVWGMGADDDLDGAARAAVRAAITRALQLGAPRSDPMPWSCKRAG; the protein is encoded by the coding sequence GTGAGGAGCAACCCGTCCGTGCCGCGGCGCTATGCGATGCCGCCGACCGTGGACCTTCCCGACCGCACCTGGCCGGCCCGCACCATCGGCGCGGCACCCCGATGGCTGAGCACCGACCTACGCGACGGCAACCAGTCGCTGGTGACGCCGATGAGCCCGGACCGCAAGCTGGCCATGTTCCACCTGCTGGTGGAGATGGGCTTCACCGAGATCGAGGTCGGCTTCCCGGTGGCCAGCCAGGACGACCACGACTTCCTGCGGATGCTGATCGAGGAGGACCTGATCCCCGACGACGTCCGCATCTCGGTGCTGGTCCAGGCGCGCGACGAGCTGATCCGGCAGACGGTGGAGAGCCTGGCCGGCGCGCGGATGGCGACCGTGCATCTGTACAACGCGACCTCGCCGCAGTTCCGCCGGATGGTCTTCGGGCTGTCCCGCTCGGAGTGCAAGGACCTCGCGGTGCAGGGCACCCGGCTCTTCATGAAGTACGCCGACCGCACCCTCGCCGACTGCGACCTGGGCTTCCAGTACTCGCCGGAGATGTTCGCCGACACCGAGCTGGACTTCTCCCTGGAGGTCTGCGAGGCGGTGATGGACGTGTGGCAGCCCGGGCCGGGCCGGCCGATCACGCTGAACTTCCCGACCACGGTCGAGCGCAACACCCCCAACGTCTTCGCCGACCAGATCGAGTGGCTGGACCGGAACCTGTCCCGCCGCGAGCACGTCTGCCTCTCCGTGCATCCGCACAACGACCGGGGCACCGGCGTCGCCTCCGCCGAGATGGCGGTGCTCGCCGGCGCCCAGCGGATCGAGGGCTGCCTGTTCGGCAACGGCGAGCGAGCCGGCAACGTCTGCCTGGTCACGCTTGCGCTCAACCTGCTCACCCACGGCGTCGACCCGGGACTCGACCTCACCGACCTGAACCGGATCCGGCGGACCGTGGAGTGGTGCAACGAGATGCCGGTGCACCCGCGGCATCCCTATGGCGGCGACATGGTCTTCACCGCGTTCTCCGGTTCGCATCAGGACGCGATCAAAAAAGGCTTCGACGTACGGGCGAGGGCGCTCGCGCAGGGCGCCGACCCGGAGCGGCTGCGCTGGGACATTCCCTACCTGCCGCTCGACCCGCACGACGTGGGCCGCACCTACGAGTCGGTGGTGCGGATCAACAGCCAGTCCGGCAAGGGCGGGGTGGCGTACGTGCTCAGCTCCCGCCAGGGCCTGGAACTGCCCCGCGACCTGCGGATCGAGTTCGCCGGCACGGTGCAGGCGGCCGCCGACGAGCGGGGCTGCGAGATCGAGCCGGAGGAGGTCGGCCGGCTGTTCTTCGACGAGTACGCCTCACCCCGTTTCGTCACCGTCCCGGTCGCCTTCCGCAAGCCGGTGCCGACCACCCTGCACGTGCAGGGTGACGCCTTCGCCGTCGGGGCGAGCAGGGCCGACGCCCTCGGCGACCTGGAGGACCACCTCGCGTCCTGGGGCATGCAGGTGCACGAGGTGCACCGGATCGGGGTGAGCGCCGCCGACTCCCGCCGCAACGACGTGGTCGTCTACGCCGAGCTGCTGATCGGGCAGCGCCGGGTCTGGGGCATGGGCGCCGACGACGACCTGGACGGGGCCGCCCGCGCCGCGGTCCGCGCCGCCATCACCCGGGCACTCCAGCTGGGCGCGCCGCGGTCGGACCCGATGCCCTGGAGTTGTAAACGCGCCGGCTGA
- a CDS encoding thioesterase II family protein: MTLSTVDTSLWLRTYHPTDVAPIRLVCLPHAGGSAGYYFPVSRALSPRVEVIAVQYPGRQDRRAEPGIDSLQDLARDVYEQLRSPDDRPLALFGHSMGATVAYEVARLLEDDGIVPAHLFVSGRRAPSQHRDERVHLQNDAGLVAEMKRLDGTAGGLLDDPDVLRMVLGVIRNDYRAAETYRWTPGPALHCPITALTGDHDPKVTLTEAAAWRDHTNASFALRVFDGGHFYLNSHQADVLDTIRTALTEVPHR, translated from the coding sequence ATGACCCTGTCCACCGTCGACACCAGCCTGTGGTTGCGCACGTACCACCCGACCGACGTGGCGCCGATCCGGCTGGTCTGCCTGCCGCACGCCGGTGGCTCGGCCGGCTACTACTTCCCCGTCTCCCGGGCCCTGTCGCCGCGCGTCGAGGTGATCGCCGTGCAGTACCCCGGGCGCCAGGACCGCCGGGCCGAGCCCGGCATCGACTCGCTCCAGGACCTCGCCCGGGACGTCTACGAGCAGCTCCGCTCTCCCGACGACCGCCCGCTGGCGCTGTTCGGGCACAGCATGGGCGCCACCGTGGCGTACGAGGTGGCCCGGCTGCTGGAGGACGACGGGATCGTGCCGGCCCACCTGTTCGTCTCCGGGCGGCGGGCGCCGTCGCAGCACCGCGACGAGCGGGTCCACCTCCAGAACGACGCGGGGCTGGTGGCCGAGATGAAACGGCTCGACGGCACCGCGGGCGGCCTGCTCGACGACCCCGACGTGCTGCGCATGGTGCTCGGGGTGATCCGCAACGACTACCGGGCCGCGGAGACGTACCGCTGGACGCCGGGACCGGCCCTGCACTGCCCGATCACCGCCCTGACCGGCGACCACGACCCGAAGGTGACCCTCACCGAGGCGGCCGCCTGGCGCGACCACACGAACGCCTCCTTCGCGCTGCGCGTCTTCGACGGCGGCCACTTCTATCTCAACTCCCACCAGGCCGATGTGCTGGACACGATCCGGACGGCCCTGACCGAGGTCCCGCACCGCTAG
- a CDS encoding MFS transporter, giving the protein MTATVRARARLLGPVLVLAMALPTSVLYSVGAVGAQITATFGVSRAALGVLPAAVFGTAAVLSLWSGGLVDRLGARTALLTLFGVAAAAFVLMGSAAGYAGLVAAMVLSGVGQALSNPATNLAITENLDPDERAGAVGRKQAGVQLSALVVGLAAPLLTELAGWRAVLLAGAPLALAALAVTAARVPARPAPRRPFTWRPARPNRFLALLMVFLAALGCGVSAVATFATLYGQERLHQSAGTSAVLIAALGIAGVVSRLLWSRHAAALTVLSPLLRRLAVCAAGSAILIWAAAGLGPVALWAGTIGVGATAVGANAVTMVLIVRDRRCGPLGPSSALLSLGFFTGFVAGPIPLGAIADTFGYGLAWLAVAALFLLAAAIARRVLRYELAGRGDPLPELVTAGSRGSRR; this is encoded by the coding sequence ATGACCGCCACCGTGCGAGCGAGGGCCCGGCTGCTCGGGCCGGTCCTGGTGCTGGCCATGGCGCTGCCGACCTCGGTGCTCTACTCGGTCGGGGCGGTGGGCGCGCAGATCACGGCGACGTTCGGGGTCTCCCGCGCCGCGCTGGGCGTGCTGCCGGCCGCGGTGTTCGGTACGGCGGCGGTGCTGTCGCTGTGGTCGGGCGGACTGGTCGACCGGCTCGGCGCCCGGACCGCGCTGCTCACCCTCTTCGGCGTGGCCGCCGCCGCGTTCGTGCTGATGGGCTCGGCCGCCGGCTACGCCGGGCTGGTCGCCGCCATGGTCCTGAGCGGCGTCGGCCAGGCGCTGTCCAACCCGGCCACCAACCTGGCGATCACCGAGAACCTCGACCCGGACGAGCGGGCCGGCGCGGTCGGCCGCAAACAGGCCGGCGTGCAGCTCTCGGCGCTGGTGGTGGGACTGGCCGCGCCGCTGCTCACCGAGCTGGCCGGCTGGCGTGCGGTCCTGCTGGCCGGCGCTCCGCTCGCACTGGCCGCGCTGGCGGTGACCGCGGCGCGGGTCCCGGCCCGGCCGGCGCCCCGGCGTCCGTTCACCTGGCGCCCGGCCCGTCCCAACCGGTTCCTGGCCCTGCTCATGGTCTTCCTGGCCGCACTGGGCTGCGGGGTGTCCGCGGTGGCCACCTTCGCCACGCTCTACGGCCAGGAACGGCTGCACCAGTCGGCGGGCACCTCGGCCGTGCTGATCGCGGCGCTCGGGATCGCCGGGGTGGTGTCCCGCCTGCTCTGGTCCCGTCACGCGGCCGCGCTGACCGTGCTCAGCCCGCTGCTGCGCCGGCTGGCCGTGTGCGCGGCCGGCTCCGCGATCCTGATCTGGGCGGCCGCCGGGCTCGGGCCGGTCGCGCTCTGGGCCGGCACGATCGGGGTCGGCGCCACCGCGGTCGGCGCGAACGCGGTCACCATGGTCCTGATCGTCCGGGACCGGCGCTGCGGCCCGCTCGGCCCGTCCTCGGCGTTGCTCTCGCTCGGCTTCTTCACCGGTTTCGTGGCCGGGCCGATCCCGCTCGGCGCGATCGCCGACACTTTCGGGTACGGCCTCGCCTGGCTCGCCGTGGCCGCCCTGTTCCTGCTGGCGGCGGCCATCGCCCGGCGGGTGCTGCGGTACGAGCTGGCCGGCCGCGGCGATCCGCTGCCCGAGCTGGTCACGGCCGGCTCCCGCGGATCGCGTCGATGA
- a CDS encoding hydroxyisourate hydrolase gives MSVSAQALDGVYGKPAAGVRARLDQGVDGRWQTVASAATDETGAIPVFVEGRLARGPYRIVFDSDHYFAGLGVNAAYPEISVVFRVAGEPHTCQVQVLMTPYSYSLYFGNLA, from the coding sequence ATGAGCGTCTCGGCGCAGGCCCTGGACGGCGTCTACGGCAAACCCGCTGCGGGTGTACGCGCACGTCTCGACCAGGGAGTCGACGGCCGCTGGCAGACGGTGGCGTCCGCGGCGACCGACGAGACCGGCGCGATCCCGGTCTTCGTCGAGGGCCGGCTCGCGCGTGGCCCGTACCGGATCGTCTTCGACAGCGACCACTACTTCGCCGGGCTCGGGGTGAACGCCGCCTATCCGGAGATCAGCGTGGTGTTCCGGGTGGCCGGCGAGCCGCACACGTGCCAGGTGCAGGTGCTGATGACTCCGTACTCCTACTCGCTCTATTTCGGCAATCTCGCGTAA
- a CDS encoding AMP-binding protein: MTAALLQAPPAPLSAFPSGARRAEPVLRVLARRAAETPDLVAVDDGGYLATYAELWHAAARTRRDLVEAGVEPGDVVAIAAGRGTELVAAMLGVWLAGAACLPVGPDHLDLSVPDPDEIRAAVVAPGFPAPDGVPAVPIVEVVAAPTEPPWVAIPDGAAVAVLTWVFGTSGRPVTIRLTHDDLATLLDRCAADPRLAAGPVVLEFFLPLVLGARLELAPGRPSE, translated from the coding sequence ATGACTGCTGCCCTGCTTCAGGCGCCCCCGGCGCCGCTGTCGGCGTTCCCGTCCGGCGCCCGCCGCGCCGAACCGGTGCTGCGAGTGCTCGCCCGCCGGGCCGCCGAGACCCCGGACCTGGTCGCGGTCGACGACGGCGGGTACCTGGCGACGTATGCCGAACTCTGGCACGCCGCCGCCCGCACCCGCCGGGACCTCGTCGAGGCCGGCGTCGAGCCGGGTGACGTGGTCGCGATCGCCGCGGGCCGCGGCACCGAGCTGGTCGCCGCGATGCTCGGCGTCTGGCTGGCCGGCGCGGCCTGCCTGCCGGTCGGCCCGGACCACCTGGACCTCTCGGTGCCGGACCCGGACGAGATCCGCGCCGCCGTGGTGGCCCCCGGCTTCCCGGCGCCGGACGGCGTGCCGGCCGTGCCGATCGTCGAGGTCGTCGCGGCGCCCACCGAGCCGCCCTGGGTGGCGATCCCGGACGGCGCCGCGGTGGCGGTGCTGACCTGGGTGTTCGGCACCTCCGGCCGGCCGGTGACGATCCGGCTGACACACGACGACCTGGCCACCCTGCTGGACAGGTGCGCCGCCGACCCGCGCCTCGCGGCGGGGCCGGTCGTCCTGGAGTTCTTCCTGCCCCTGGTGCTCGGCGCCCGGCTCGAACTCGCCCCCGGCAGGCCCTCGGAATGA